One window of Mastacembelus armatus chromosome 20, fMasArm1.2, whole genome shotgun sequence genomic DNA carries:
- the boc gene encoding brother of CDO isoform X1 encodes MSGKQNWPPWMKKRRAPVLCALGAVLLCCLQSGTSASDEVPVFIEEPVSVVQKLGGSVNLRCSARPTSANISWHLNGQELLDGDLGVVLGPSSLFIPSLSNMTLGRYHCVASTGAGALASVPANVTAAKLRDFEPDDQQEIEVDEGNTAVIECHLPESQPKAQVRYSVKQEWLESSKGNYLIMPSGNLQIANATQDDEGPYKCAAYNPVTQEVKTSISADRLRIRRSMSEAARIIYPPASRSIMVTKGQRLVLECVASGIPTPHVTWAKDGQDLRFHNNTRFLLSNLLIDAVDEGDSGTYACRADNGIGSASSAVVLYDVQVFEPPQVMVELQQQEVVYGETVRFICQARGKPTPSVMWLHNAQPLVPSNRHRLTSRVLRVSNVGPQDDGLYQCMAENGVGSSQASARLIALSTGISSRGKLPSIYRPLSPDKVLKEQPPVKPGATGSMLPMDCSELPGQILPAEAPIILSQPRTGKADYYELTWRPRHERGPRVLEYMIKYRKVGDPLAEWTSSSISGSQQKLTLAKLQPDSLYEVEMAAKNCAGLGQPAMMTFRTGKGRKGLVGQNDPPKTPAVPSPSLSPPEAPDKPTVSTATETSAYVTWIPRGNRGFPIQSFRVEYKKVKKAGEDWVTAVENIPPSRLSVEITGLEKGTSYKFRVVAVNVIGSSPPSAPSKAYTVVGGRTHERPIDGPYITYNEAINDTTIILKWTYTPVNNTPIYGFYIYYRPTDSDNDSDYKKDVVEGDRYWHSITDLQPETAYDIKMQSFNEKGESEFGNVVILETKARPNDRPAPSQAPGPRLELPSGLVPRPGDLPYLIVGIVLGAFVFIIVAFIPFCLWRAWAKQKQTSDLCFPSVAAPVSSCQYTMVPLQGLALVGHCPLDGRMTAPHGVYPANGEYTQNSKPHGASQCLSGRQQKEVDCDTECDTLLPQTVSNGHIPVYHYSTSSPDHHEHTFCPDDSTLQLLDSSHHHVSSQELRGDGNFCDGDKPDSITQKPASFPLLSLEDDRIFTTSTLTPQSHDTTIEEVNILPSEASHEAKGTADTTDK; translated from the exons ATGTCTGGAAAGCAAAACTGGCCTCCGTGGATGAAAAAGAGAAGGGCTCCAGTGTTGTGTGCTCTGGGTGCAGTACTGCTGTGCTGCCTGCAGAGCGGCACCTCTGCCTCTG ATGAGGTTCCAGTGTTCATTGAAGAGCCTGTGTCTGTGGTGCAGAAGTTGGGAGGGAGCGTGAACCTTCGCTGCAGTGCCCGACCAACGTCTGCCAACATCAGCTGGCACCTCAATGGCCAGGAGCTGTTGGATGGAGATTTGGGTGTAGTGCTGGGGCCCAGCAGCCTGTTCATTCCCTCGCTTTCCAACATGACGCTGGGCAGATACCACTGTGTGGCCAGCACTGGCGCTGGAGCCCTGGCTAGTGTGCCTGCTAACGTCACTGCTGCCA AGCTGCGTGACTTTGAGCCTGACGACCAGCAAGAGATCGAGGTTGATGAAGGCAACACTGCTGTTATTGAATGTCACCTCCCCGAAAGCCAGCCCAAGGCTCAGGTCCGCTACAGTGTCAAGCAGGAGTGGCTGGAGTCGTCCAAAG GGAACTACCTCATCATGCCATCAGGGAACCTGCAGATAGCCAATGCCACACAGGATGATGAGGGACCTTATAAGTGTGCTGCCTACAACCCTGTCACTCAGGAGGTGAAAACATCAATCTCTGCTGACCGCCTGCGTATACGCC GCTCCATGTCTGAAGCAGCTCGTATCATTTACCCACCGGCATCCCGTTCCATTATGGTGACCAAGGGCCAGCGGCTGGTGCTGGAGTGTGTTGCCAGTGGCATCCCTACTCCACACGTCACATGGGCAAAAGATGGGCAGGACCTGCGTTTCCATAACAACACACGCTTCCTGCTTAGCAACCTACTGATTGATGCAGTGGATGAGGGCGACTCGGGAACCTACGCGTGCCGGGCAGACAACGGCATCGGCTCAGCCAGCTCTGCAGTGGTGCTCTATGACGTGCAGGTGTTTG AGCCTCCCCAGGTGatggtggagctgcagcagcaagagGTTGTGTATGGAGAGACGGTACGCTTCATCTGCCAGGCTCGTGGTAAACCCACGCCTTCAGTGATGTGGCTCCACAATGCCCAACCCCTTGTCCCATCCAATCGCCATCGCCTGACCTCCCGGGTGCTTCGTGTCTCCAATGTGGGCCCTCAAGATGATGGGCTCTACCAGTGCATGGCTGAGAACGGGGTGGGCAGTTCACAGGCTTCTGCTCGCCTTATCGCATTATCAACTG GGATTTCATCCAGAGGAAAGCTGCCCTCCATCTATCGGCCACTCAGCCCAGACAAGGTGCTAAAGGAGCAGCCACCTGTGAAGCCCGGGGCCACAGGTTCCATGCTGCCTATGGATTGCTCTGAGCTGCCAGGACAGATCCTGCCTGCAGAAGCTCCCATCATCCTCAGCCAGCCACGCACTGGCAAGGCTGACTATTATGAACTCACTTGGAGACCACGCCATGAGCGAGGACCCCGTGTGCTGGAGTACATGATCAAATACAGAAAG GTGGGAGACCCTCTAGCAGAGTGGACCTCCAGCAGTATCTCAGGCTCTCAGCAGAAGCTGACCCTGGCCAAGCTGCAACCAGATAGCTTGTATGAGGTGGAGATGGCTGCTAAGAACTGTGCAGGTTTGGGACAACCTGCCATGATGACGTTCAGGACTGGTAAAG GTCGCAAAGGTCTTGTAGGACAAAATGATCCACCGAAAACTCCTGCTGTTCCTTCACCAAGCCTTTCTC CTCCTGAGGCTCCTGACAAGCCCACAGTCTCCACGGCAACGGAAACCTCGGCATACGTGACTTGGATTCCTCGTGGTAACCGCGGCTTCCCCATCCAATCATTTCGGGTGGAGTACAAGAAGGTGAAGAAGGCAGGAGAGGACTGGGTCACGGCGGTGGAAAACATTCCCCCATCACGTCTCTCTGTGGAGATCACAGGCCTGGAGAAAG GTACTTCTTACAAATTTCGTGTGGTGGCAGTGAACGTAATCGGTTCCAGTCCTCCCAGCGCCCCTTCTAAGGCGTACACAGTGGTGGGTGGACGAACTCATGAACGCCCTATTGATGGGCCCTACATCACCTACAATGAAGCTATCAACGATACTACCATCATTCTCAAATGGACG TACACTCCTGTAAACAACACGCCCATCTACGGTTTCTACATCTACTACCGACCAACAGACAGTGATAATGACAGTGACTATAAGAAGGATGTGGTGGAGGGAGACAGATACTGGCATTCAATCACTGACCTGCAGCCTGAGACTGCCTACGACATCAAGATGCAGAGCTTCAATGAGAAGGGAGAGAGTGAATTTGGAAATGTAGTGATCCTTGAAACAAAAG CTCGTCCTAATGACCGGCCTGCTCCATCACAGGCCCCAGGCCCCAGGTTGGAACTCCCCAGTGGACTGGTACCTCGGCCGGGTGACCTCCCCTACCTCATAGTTGGTATTGTCCTGGGAGCCTTCGTCTTCATCATTGTTGCCTTCATCCCCTTCTGTCTCTGGAGAGCTTGGGCCAAACAGA AGCAAACGTCCGACTTGTGTTTCCCTTCTGTGGCTGCCCCAGTCTCGTCATGCCAGTACACCATGGTGCCACTTCAGGGACTTGCCCTCGTTGGCCACTGTCCACTGGATGGTCGCATGACTGCTCCACATGGCGTTTACCCTGCTAATGGAGAATACACACAGAACAGCAAACCTCACGGTGCCTCACAATGCCTGTCAGGACGGCAgcag AAGGAGGTGGACTGTGATACAGAGTGTGACACACTGCTGCCACAGACAGTATCAAATGGACATATCCCTGTCTACCACTACTCtaccag cagtcCAGATCATCATGAACATACCTTTTGTCCTGACGACTCCACTCTTCAGCTTCTCGATTCTTCCCATCACCATGTTAGTTCACAGGAGCTGAGAGGTGATGGCAACTTCTGTGATGGAGATAAACCAGACAGCATCACTCAAA AGCCAGCATCTTTCCCTCTTCTATCTCTAGAAGATGACAGAATTTTCACCACATCTACACTCACACCACAATCTCATGATACAACAATAGAGGAAGTGAACATCCTCCCGAGTGAAGCATCCCATGAGGCTAAAGGGACTGCCGACACGACAGATAAATGA
- the boc gene encoding brother of CDO isoform X2, with protein sequence MSGKQNWPPWMKKRRAPVLCALGAVLLCCLQSGTSASDEVPVFIEEPVSVVQKLGGSVNLRCSARPTSANISWHLNGQELLDGDLGVVLGPSSLFIPSLSNMTLGRYHCVASTGAGALASVPANVTAAKLRDFEPDDQQEIEVDEGNTAVIECHLPESQPKAQVRYSVKQEWLESSKGNYLIMPSGNLQIANATQDDEGPYKCAAYNPVTQEVKTSISADRLRIRRSMSEAARIIYPPASRSIMVTKGQRLVLECVASGIPTPHVTWAKDGQDLRFHNNTRFLLSNLLIDAVDEGDSGTYACRADNGIGSASSAVVLYDVQVFEPPQVMVELQQQEVVYGETVRFICQARGKPTPSVMWLHNAQPLVPSNRHRLTSRVLRVSNVGPQDDGLYQCMAENGVGSSQASARLIALSTGISSRGKLPSIYRPLSPDKVLKEQPPVKPGATGSMLPMDCSELPGQILPAEAPIILSQPRTGKADYYELTWRPRHERGPRVLEYMIKYRKVGDPLAEWTSSSISGSQQKLTLAKLQPDSLYEVEMAAKNCAGLGQPAMMTFRTGKGRKGLVGQNDPPKTPAVPSPSLSPPEAPDKPTVSTATETSAYVTWIPRGNRGFPIQSFRVEYKKVKKAGEDWVTAVENIPPSRLSVEITGLEKGTSYKFRVVAVNVIGSSPPSAPSKAYTVVGGRTHERPIDGPYITYNEAINDTTIILKWTYTPVNNTPIYGFYIYYRPTDSDNDSDYKKDVVEGDRYWHSITDLQPETAYDIKMQSFNEKGESEFGNVVILETKARPNDRPAPSQAPGPRLELPSGLVPRPGDLPYLIVGIVLGAFVFIIVAFIPFCLWRAWAKQKQTSDLCFPSVAAPVSSCQYTMVPLQGLALVGHCPLDGRMTAPHGVYPANGEYTQNSKPHGASQCLSGRQQKEVDCDTECDTLLPQTVSNGHIPVYHYSTSPDHHEHTFCPDDSTLQLLDSSHHHVSSQELRGDGNFCDGDKPDSITQKPASFPLLSLEDDRIFTTSTLTPQSHDTTIEEVNILPSEASHEAKGTADTTDK encoded by the exons ATGTCTGGAAAGCAAAACTGGCCTCCGTGGATGAAAAAGAGAAGGGCTCCAGTGTTGTGTGCTCTGGGTGCAGTACTGCTGTGCTGCCTGCAGAGCGGCACCTCTGCCTCTG ATGAGGTTCCAGTGTTCATTGAAGAGCCTGTGTCTGTGGTGCAGAAGTTGGGAGGGAGCGTGAACCTTCGCTGCAGTGCCCGACCAACGTCTGCCAACATCAGCTGGCACCTCAATGGCCAGGAGCTGTTGGATGGAGATTTGGGTGTAGTGCTGGGGCCCAGCAGCCTGTTCATTCCCTCGCTTTCCAACATGACGCTGGGCAGATACCACTGTGTGGCCAGCACTGGCGCTGGAGCCCTGGCTAGTGTGCCTGCTAACGTCACTGCTGCCA AGCTGCGTGACTTTGAGCCTGACGACCAGCAAGAGATCGAGGTTGATGAAGGCAACACTGCTGTTATTGAATGTCACCTCCCCGAAAGCCAGCCCAAGGCTCAGGTCCGCTACAGTGTCAAGCAGGAGTGGCTGGAGTCGTCCAAAG GGAACTACCTCATCATGCCATCAGGGAACCTGCAGATAGCCAATGCCACACAGGATGATGAGGGACCTTATAAGTGTGCTGCCTACAACCCTGTCACTCAGGAGGTGAAAACATCAATCTCTGCTGACCGCCTGCGTATACGCC GCTCCATGTCTGAAGCAGCTCGTATCATTTACCCACCGGCATCCCGTTCCATTATGGTGACCAAGGGCCAGCGGCTGGTGCTGGAGTGTGTTGCCAGTGGCATCCCTACTCCACACGTCACATGGGCAAAAGATGGGCAGGACCTGCGTTTCCATAACAACACACGCTTCCTGCTTAGCAACCTACTGATTGATGCAGTGGATGAGGGCGACTCGGGAACCTACGCGTGCCGGGCAGACAACGGCATCGGCTCAGCCAGCTCTGCAGTGGTGCTCTATGACGTGCAGGTGTTTG AGCCTCCCCAGGTGatggtggagctgcagcagcaagagGTTGTGTATGGAGAGACGGTACGCTTCATCTGCCAGGCTCGTGGTAAACCCACGCCTTCAGTGATGTGGCTCCACAATGCCCAACCCCTTGTCCCATCCAATCGCCATCGCCTGACCTCCCGGGTGCTTCGTGTCTCCAATGTGGGCCCTCAAGATGATGGGCTCTACCAGTGCATGGCTGAGAACGGGGTGGGCAGTTCACAGGCTTCTGCTCGCCTTATCGCATTATCAACTG GGATTTCATCCAGAGGAAAGCTGCCCTCCATCTATCGGCCACTCAGCCCAGACAAGGTGCTAAAGGAGCAGCCACCTGTGAAGCCCGGGGCCACAGGTTCCATGCTGCCTATGGATTGCTCTGAGCTGCCAGGACAGATCCTGCCTGCAGAAGCTCCCATCATCCTCAGCCAGCCACGCACTGGCAAGGCTGACTATTATGAACTCACTTGGAGACCACGCCATGAGCGAGGACCCCGTGTGCTGGAGTACATGATCAAATACAGAAAG GTGGGAGACCCTCTAGCAGAGTGGACCTCCAGCAGTATCTCAGGCTCTCAGCAGAAGCTGACCCTGGCCAAGCTGCAACCAGATAGCTTGTATGAGGTGGAGATGGCTGCTAAGAACTGTGCAGGTTTGGGACAACCTGCCATGATGACGTTCAGGACTGGTAAAG GTCGCAAAGGTCTTGTAGGACAAAATGATCCACCGAAAACTCCTGCTGTTCCTTCACCAAGCCTTTCTC CTCCTGAGGCTCCTGACAAGCCCACAGTCTCCACGGCAACGGAAACCTCGGCATACGTGACTTGGATTCCTCGTGGTAACCGCGGCTTCCCCATCCAATCATTTCGGGTGGAGTACAAGAAGGTGAAGAAGGCAGGAGAGGACTGGGTCACGGCGGTGGAAAACATTCCCCCATCACGTCTCTCTGTGGAGATCACAGGCCTGGAGAAAG GTACTTCTTACAAATTTCGTGTGGTGGCAGTGAACGTAATCGGTTCCAGTCCTCCCAGCGCCCCTTCTAAGGCGTACACAGTGGTGGGTGGACGAACTCATGAACGCCCTATTGATGGGCCCTACATCACCTACAATGAAGCTATCAACGATACTACCATCATTCTCAAATGGACG TACACTCCTGTAAACAACACGCCCATCTACGGTTTCTACATCTACTACCGACCAACAGACAGTGATAATGACAGTGACTATAAGAAGGATGTGGTGGAGGGAGACAGATACTGGCATTCAATCACTGACCTGCAGCCTGAGACTGCCTACGACATCAAGATGCAGAGCTTCAATGAGAAGGGAGAGAGTGAATTTGGAAATGTAGTGATCCTTGAAACAAAAG CTCGTCCTAATGACCGGCCTGCTCCATCACAGGCCCCAGGCCCCAGGTTGGAACTCCCCAGTGGACTGGTACCTCGGCCGGGTGACCTCCCCTACCTCATAGTTGGTATTGTCCTGGGAGCCTTCGTCTTCATCATTGTTGCCTTCATCCCCTTCTGTCTCTGGAGAGCTTGGGCCAAACAGA AGCAAACGTCCGACTTGTGTTTCCCTTCTGTGGCTGCCCCAGTCTCGTCATGCCAGTACACCATGGTGCCACTTCAGGGACTTGCCCTCGTTGGCCACTGTCCACTGGATGGTCGCATGACTGCTCCACATGGCGTTTACCCTGCTAATGGAGAATACACACAGAACAGCAAACCTCACGGTGCCTCACAATGCCTGTCAGGACGGCAgcag AAGGAGGTGGACTGTGATACAGAGTGTGACACACTGCTGCCACAGACAGTATCAAATGGACATATCCCTGTCTACCACTACTCtaccag tcCAGATCATCATGAACATACCTTTTGTCCTGACGACTCCACTCTTCAGCTTCTCGATTCTTCCCATCACCATGTTAGTTCACAGGAGCTGAGAGGTGATGGCAACTTCTGTGATGGAGATAAACCAGACAGCATCACTCAAA AGCCAGCATCTTTCCCTCTTCTATCTCTAGAAGATGACAGAATTTTCACCACATCTACACTCACACCACAATCTCATGATACAACAATAGAGGAAGTGAACATCCTCCCGAGTGAAGCATCCCATGAGGCTAAAGGGACTGCCGACACGACAGATAAATGA